The proteins below are encoded in one region of Tolumonas auensis DSM 9187:
- a CDS encoding TetR/AcrR family transcriptional regulator: MPTNKDDVPGKRRYLSSVARREEILDAALIEFADRTYNAVSMERLAECAGLSKAGIYAHFKSKEEIFHALLERTTKQICDFQGWLPDEDLTLPELVDVYLDRLYATFSSPATMSIYRLLLAESARTPELVQRWHNEVAHGLKERAQLIIQRNIERGIIRPGVLTEHFFPLALAPALLWLNSSMLSRGNPSIELVQVRDAHRQLLLELLQP, translated from the coding sequence ATGCCAACCAACAAAGACGACGTACCAGGCAAGCGCCGCTATCTGTCTTCTGTGGCCAGGAGAGAGGAAATATTGGATGCGGCGTTGATCGAGTTTGCGGATCGGACATACAACGCCGTGTCAATGGAGCGCCTGGCGGAATGCGCAGGCTTGTCCAAGGCTGGTATCTACGCCCACTTCAAAAGCAAGGAAGAAATTTTTCATGCCTTGCTCGAACGCACGACAAAGCAGATTTGCGATTTCCAGGGCTGGCTCCCGGATGAAGATCTGACGTTGCCAGAGCTGGTAGATGTCTACCTGGATCGCCTATACGCGACCTTTAGCTCCCCTGCCACGATGTCGATTTACCGGCTGCTTCTGGCCGAAAGCGCCAGAACACCAGAGCTGGTGCAGCGTTGGCACAACGAAGTTGCTCACGGACTGAAAGAGCGGGCGCAGCTCATCATCCAACGCAACATAGAACGGGGCATCATTCGTCCGGGTGTCTTGACCGAGCACTTTTTCCCGCTGGCGCTCGCTCCCGCACTGCTATGGCTGAACTCGTCAATGCTATCCAGGGGAAACCCTTCCATAGAGCTCGTGCAGGTACGAGATGCGCATCGGCAGCTGCTGCTTGAGCTCTTGCAGCCTTGA
- a CDS encoding DUF4105 domain-containing protein, giving the protein MLLLTAWGALALWHQVPQPAVRWFTLALWAAAGLSMVAALTGLLSRKSCNFTAVVFVSAVAILAAWWSTLQPSHHRLWADDVAQLLEARIDGDHVQLKNVRNFEWRSETDYTPRWENRTYDLTRLRSADLVLSYWMGPHIAHTLVSFGFDGGERVVFSLEIRKERHESFSAIGGFFRQFEQILVAADERDIVRTRSNARGEAVYLYRLQMSQANVRALFLEYLHAANELRRTPRFYNTLTSNCTTIVFELARLIAPALPADYRLLLSGHFAEYIHDLHGLTPGHRYAELQALGHINERALASDASGDDFSMSIRQGVPGVPADEVSP; this is encoded by the coding sequence GTGCTACTGCTGACTGCATGGGGTGCACTGGCTCTATGGCATCAGGTGCCGCAGCCGGCTGTTCGCTGGTTCACCCTCGCGCTGTGGGCGGCCGCGGGACTGTCGATGGTGGCGGCGCTGACAGGTCTGCTCAGCCGCAAGTCATGTAATTTCACGGCAGTGGTATTCGTAAGCGCCGTCGCTATTCTGGCGGCGTGGTGGAGCACCCTGCAGCCCTCGCACCACCGCCTATGGGCTGACGATGTCGCCCAGTTGCTGGAGGCCAGGATCGACGGCGATCATGTTCAACTGAAAAATGTACGCAACTTCGAATGGCGCAGTGAAACCGATTACACGCCGCGTTGGGAGAACCGTACCTACGACCTTACCCGCCTGCGTAGCGCCGATCTGGTACTTTCCTACTGGATGGGGCCGCACATTGCGCACACACTGGTGTCGTTCGGCTTCGACGGTGGCGAGCGGGTGGTGTTCTCACTGGAAATACGCAAGGAGCGCCACGAGTCCTTCTCGGCGATCGGCGGATTCTTCCGTCAGTTCGAGCAGATCCTGGTAGCCGCCGATGAGCGCGACATTGTGCGTACGCGCAGCAATGCGCGAGGCGAGGCCGTTTATCTCTATCGGTTGCAGATGAGTCAGGCGAATGTCCGCGCGTTGTTTCTGGAGTATCTGCACGCGGCCAATGAACTGCGGCGCACACCGCGCTTTTACAACACCTTGACCAGTAACTGCACGACCATCGTATTCGAGCTGGCTCGGCTCATTGCGCCAGCGTTGCCGGCGGACTATCGCCTGCTGCTGTCCGGACACTTTGCGGAATACATCCATGACCTGCACGGATTGACGCCCGGCCATCGCTACGCAGAACTGCAGGCACTGGGGCACATCAACGAACGCGCACTGGCCTCTGACGCATCAGGAGACGACTTCTCGATGTCGATTCGACAAGGTGTGCCCGGCGTGCCGGCCGACGAGGTATCTCCATGA